One genomic segment of Kocuria rhizophila DC2201 includes these proteins:
- the trhA gene encoding PAQR family membrane homeostasis protein TrhA translates to MRDDRATTSRTATPPTVVRHTRSGPLTVEKKPAWRGWIHAGFSPFAIAMGVVAIVLAPTVQLRLACVVYTITAVMLFGTSAVYHRFYWGTRMNAVLRRMDHSNIALIIAGTYTPLAVAFLPSGRATVLLAVIWSLGALLVVFRVFWLGAPRWLYTPLYVVMGCLALLYLPAFFAVNVPATVLLICGGAAYIAGAVFYATKWPRLLPATFSFHEVFHACTIVGFVCHYISIMLAMFAS, encoded by the coding sequence ATGCGAGACGATCGCGCGACCACGTCCAGGACGGCCACGCCACCCACGGTGGTGCGCCACACCCGCAGCGGTCCGCTCACCGTGGAGAAGAAGCCCGCGTGGCGGGGCTGGATCCACGCCGGTTTCAGCCCGTTCGCCATCGCCATGGGGGTGGTGGCCATCGTGCTCGCACCCACCGTGCAGCTGCGGCTCGCGTGCGTGGTCTACACGATCACCGCGGTGATGCTCTTCGGCACCTCCGCGGTCTACCACCGCTTCTACTGGGGTACCCGCATGAACGCGGTGCTGCGCCGGATGGACCACTCGAACATCGCGCTGATCATCGCGGGGACGTACACGCCCCTGGCGGTGGCGTTCCTGCCCAGCGGCCGGGCCACGGTGCTGCTCGCGGTGATCTGGTCCCTCGGGGCACTGCTGGTGGTCTTCCGGGTGTTCTGGCTCGGGGCCCCGCGCTGGCTCTACACCCCGCTCTACGTGGTCATGGGGTGCCTGGCCCTGCTGTACCTGCCCGCGTTCTTCGCGGTCAACGTGCCGGCCACGGTCCTGCTGATCTGCGGCGGCGCCGCCTACATCGCGGGCGCGGTGTTCTACGCCACCAAGTGGCCCCGGCTGCTGCCCGCGACCTTCAGCTTCCACGAGGTCTTCCACGCGTGCACGATCGTGGGCTTCGTGTGCCACTACATCTCGATCATGCTGGCCATGTTCGCCTCGTGA